From one Natrinema saccharevitans genomic stretch:
- a CDS encoding alpha/beta hydrolase family protein: MLLVHSAGGSSGFAVAQAVPDLVERLVAVEPVGAPTDPQTVAEMGGDAPFMGVYGDYVDERGQTGRKEATQTTAELAGETSPASTLLSLPDEGISGNTHLMMQDDNNGDIADRIISWISD; encoded by the coding sequence GTGCTGCTCGTTCACTCAGCGGGCGGTAGTTCCGGATTCGCGGTTGCACAAGCTGTGCCGGACCTCGTTGAACGGCTCGTCGCAGTTGAGCCGGTCGGTGCGCCGACCGACCCGCAAACTGTGGCGGAGATGGGTGGTGATGCACCGTTTATGGGAGTGTATGGCGATTACGTCGACGAGCGTGGACAGACTGGTCGCAAGGAAGCGACCCAGACAACTGCAGAACTCGCAGGAGAGACAAGTCCCGCATCGACGCTGCTTAGCCTTCCGGACGAAGGGATATCCGGAAATACACATCTCATGATGCAAGACGACAATAACGGTGACATCGCTGATCGGATTATTTCTTGGATTAGTGACTGA
- a CDS encoding 30S ribosomal protein S17e, translated as MSSNANEIMSIGDSLIEQHPSTFTEDFEENKAHVEQLTNVEAKRVRNRIAGYITRMKKDRNP; from the coding sequence ATGTCCTCGAACGCCAACGAAATCATGTCTATCGGCGATTCGCTCATCGAACAACATCCAAGCACTTTCACTGAAGACTTCGAGGAGAACAAGGCACATGTCGAACAACTAACCAACGTAGAAGCCAAACGGGTAAGAAATAGAATAGCTGGTTATATCACCAGAATGAAGAAAGATCGCAACCCGTAG
- a CDS encoding 30S ribosomal protein S17e: MTAEPEDIISIGDRLLSQHPESFTNDFNTNNKAVTKMTNVGSTRVRNRIAGYITRQRAEN; the protein is encoded by the coding sequence ATGACGGCAGAACCGGAAGACATTATCAGCATCGGAGACCGACTGTTAAGCCAACACCCCGAATCATTCACGAACGATTTCAATACGAATAATAAAGCAGTGACAAAGATGACCAATGTCGGGTCTACACGGGTTCGGAACAGGATTGCGGGATATATAACCCGACAGCGGGCCGAAAACTGA
- a CDS encoding RDD family protein, protein MEKHPKPQLGTNGNVIWHRVGAFFIDSILMGLIWIPVIVAGTALGDIGFLVFTLAGLVATLIYGFLLEGLYGYTPGKYLLGLVVIKPDGSNCTIGASILRNLLWIVDALPTFNLIAMVSILLTDDNQRVGDLVADTVVVKQQ, encoded by the coding sequence ATGGAAAAGCATCCGAAACCACAACTAGGGACGAATGGAAATGTGATCTGGCACCGAGTGGGTGCATTCTTCATCGACTCGATTCTTATGGGACTAATCTGGATTCCTGTTATAGTCGCCGGGACGGCCCTGGGCGATATAGGTTTCCTCGTGTTCACGTTAGCGGGGTTGGTCGCAACATTAATTTACGGTTTTTTGCTTGAGGGACTGTACGGCTACACGCCGGGAAAATACCTACTTGGACTAGTCGTTATCAAGCCCGACGGTTCCAACTGCACAATCGGCGCGTCAATACTACGGAACCTGTTATGGATCGTTGACGCACTCCCGACTTTCAACCTCATCGCAATGGTGTCAATATTGCTTACTGACGACAATCAGCGGGTCGGCGACCTAGTTGCAGATACAGTCGTCGTTAAGCAACAGTAA
- a CDS encoding MFS transporter codes for MRESKDREEEHPPLWQNRDFLRFIFGQFVTNAGDSLYSVAILWAVFELSGSTFLTGVANSLLLLPFLLQIVAGPLVDRLPIKQVLVGTQVIQGIVVLVLPIAAYTEALSVAILFLTIPVLSLMTLVADPLRATVIPRIVAEDQLSRSNSALTTITHGLDMVFDAMGGLFIALFGVTTLFLLDTITFAIAGLLFSGMMIPAVGDDTDETPESATTAYLTDLREGINILRGTVFLEIMVTSAVFNFAVGVTLAILPAFGEILGGPAIYGLLLGALGIGRVVGSIAASYVTHMAYGRFKAVTYLFSALLWLGSVVSSSIVLTVVLFGLAWVSAGIDAVMVETLNQKVFPADRLGRVSAIKGTVSTGTLPIGSLIGGFIAEQLGPVSTMELAAGGFGFAGLYFALRTRLRSIPAITDINPERFDICTESAEAQG; via the coding sequence ATGAGAGAGTCCAAAGACAGGGAAGAGGAGCATCCGCCTCTCTGGCAAAATCGGGATTTCTTGCGGTTTATTTTCGGACAGTTCGTAACGAACGCCGGAGATAGTCTCTACAGTGTCGCTATCCTGTGGGCGGTCTTCGAACTCAGCGGGTCGACGTTCCTCACAGGGGTCGCGAACTCGCTGTTGCTCCTCCCATTCCTGCTGCAAATCGTTGCCGGACCTCTCGTTGACCGGCTCCCGATCAAACAGGTACTGGTCGGAACACAGGTGATTCAAGGTATCGTTGTCCTCGTGCTTCCCATCGCAGCGTATACCGAGGCGTTGAGCGTAGCGATTCTTTTCCTGACGATTCCGGTTTTGTCGCTGATGACACTCGTAGCTGATCCACTACGGGCGACGGTCATCCCGCGAATCGTTGCCGAAGACCAACTGTCACGGAGTAATTCGGCGCTCACAACCATCACACACGGACTTGACATGGTATTCGATGCGATGGGCGGACTGTTTATCGCTCTCTTCGGGGTGACGACGTTGTTCCTCCTCGATACGATTACCTTCGCGATAGCAGGGCTCCTGTTCTCCGGGATGATGATACCGGCAGTCGGCGACGATACTGACGAAACTCCCGAGTCCGCCACCACAGCGTACCTGACAGACCTCCGTGAGGGTATAAACATACTCCGAGGGACAGTATTTCTGGAAATTATGGTCACTTCAGCGGTGTTCAACTTCGCCGTCGGCGTCACTCTCGCCATTCTTCCGGCATTCGGAGAGATACTTGGCGGACCAGCTATCTACGGACTACTGCTTGGAGCACTCGGTATCGGACGAGTTGTCGGTTCGATAGCCGCATCGTATGTCACTCATATGGCGTATGGCAGGTTCAAAGCGGTCACCTATTTGTTCTCAGCTCTCCTCTGGCTCGGATCGGTCGTTTCGTCGTCGATAGTACTCACTGTCGTGTTGTTTGGCCTGGCGTGGGTATCAGCGGGAATTGATGCTGTTATGGTTGAAACGTTGAACCAGAAGGTATTCCCCGCTGATCGCCTCGGTCGGGTGTCTGCTATCAAAGGCACCGTGTCCACAGGCACGCTGCCAATCGGATCACTAATCGGCGGCTTCATCGCAGAGCAATTAGGACCGGTATCCACGATGGAACTCGCCGCGGGTGGGTTCGGGTTCGCCGGTCTCTACTTCGCGCTTCGGACACGATTACGTAGTATTCCTGCGATAACAGATATTAATCCCGAGCGATTCGATATCTGTACTGAATCAGCAGAGGCTCAGGGCTGA
- a CDS encoding IS5 family transposase, whose protein sequence is MSMSKISRFTSKVVQLAKNAVGGRSEVAAPEGGGGFAEYAVVSLHCLRVYLEKSYREALDLLSEMPQILGEIGLNAADLPDHSTLVKWFDKIKTTLWRVLLRREAQLRKRSHRHRRDVFRPRKREQTLCRRTNYRVQTLKVTALVDTESQAILDVHCTIKKRHDTQLGWQVARRNTGDLASLVADKGYNWMKSRKKLREDGVRPLIKHREFRPIDHAYNVRIDGTRYRQRAMCETVFSTIKRTLGNAVRART, encoded by the coding sequence ATGTCTATGTCGAAGATTTCCCGCTTCACGAGCAAAGTCGTTCAGTTAGCTAAAAATGCTGTTGGTGGTCGAAGCGAAGTCGCCGCCCCCGAAGGGGGTGGCGGCTTCGCCGAGTATGCGGTGGTGTCGCTGCACTGTCTGCGGGTTTACTTGGAGAAGTCCTACCGGGAAGCATTGGATCTGCTGAGCGAAATGCCACAAATACTCGGGGAGATCGGCCTTAATGCGGCCGATCTTCCCGATCACTCGACGCTAGTCAAGTGGTTTGATAAGATCAAGACAACACTCTGGCGAGTGTTGCTGCGCCGAGAGGCGCAGCTGCGCAAGCGGTCACACCGCCATCGACGCGACGTTTTTCGACCGCGAAAACGCGAGCAAACACTCTGCCGCCGGACGAATTACCGCGTGCAGACGCTCAAAGTGACAGCTCTCGTCGACACAGAAAGCCAAGCCATTCTGGACGTTCACTGTACGATCAAAAAACGCCACGATACACAGCTCGGCTGGCAGGTCGCCCGCCGCAACACGGGCGACCTCGCCAGCCTCGTCGCCGACAAAGGCTATAACTGGATGAAATCACGCAAGAAACTCCGCGAAGATGGCGTGAGACCGCTGATCAAGCATCGTGAGTTCCGGCCCATCGATCACGCGTACAACGTGCGGATCGATGGGACTCGCTACCGCCAACGAGCGATGTGCGAGACCGTCTTCTCAACGATCAAGCGCACGCTCGGCAACGCCGTGCGTGCGCGAACTTAG
- a CDS encoding ArsR/SmtB family transcription factor, translating to MRQLLWWLIGGSRGGRNRLRILRALNDQPRNTNQLSNDLDLNYKTVQHHLEILEESNIVTTEGNNYGQMYFLSDRMMNNLDIMEDVAEQAGVDDDS from the coding sequence ATGCGGCAGTTGCTCTGGTGGCTCATTGGTGGGTCTCGCGGAGGCCGCAATCGGCTTCGTATCCTCCGCGCACTCAACGACCAGCCACGAAACACCAATCAATTGTCGAATGACCTGGATTTGAACTACAAAACAGTGCAGCACCACCTCGAAATCCTCGAGGAGAGCAATATCGTGACCACGGAGGGTAACAATTACGGGCAGATGTACTTCCTTTCAGACAGAATGATGAACAACCTCGATATCATGGAAGACGTGGCGGAACAGGCCGGAGTTGATGATGATTCGTAA